A single window of Ovis canadensis isolate MfBH-ARS-UI-01 breed Bighorn chromosome 15, ARS-UI_OviCan_v2, whole genome shotgun sequence DNA harbors:
- the LOC138420156 gene encoding olfactory receptor 51A4-like has protein sequence MEFINSSWFPPPTLFLTGIPGLEAVQIWISIPLCIMYLIALLGNSTILFIIKTTSSLHEPQYIFLSMLAATDVGLSLSTLPTVLSVFLLNHREIEFHSCLMQMFFIHTFSSMESAILLAMAFDRFIAIRNPLHYTVVLTHSRIMGMGLAAMIRGVVLMVPLPILLKRLPFCKDVILSHCYCYHPDVMKLACGPITVNIIYGLSLVLCSFGVDSMFIVISYSLILKIVLGIASKDGQFKALNTCVSHIFTVCIFYVPLIVLAVIHRFGTFTSPLLHVTMANLFLFLTPVLNPLVYSLKTKQIRFAVHKVFKCRKNLLT, from the coding sequence atgGAGTTTATAAACAGTAGCTGGTTCCCGCCACCCACTCTCTTTTTAACAGGCATTCCCGGACTGGAAGCTGTGCAAATATGGATCTCTATCCCACTATGTATCATGTACCTAATTGCCCTCCTAGGAAATAGTACTATCCTCTTCATTATCAAAACCACCTCCAGCCTTCATGAACCTCAGTACATCTTCCTGTCTATGCTGGCAGCCACAGATGTGGGTCTGTCTTTATCAACTCTGCCTACAGTACTCAGTGTCTTCCTCCTGAATCACAGAGAGATTGAGTTCCACTCCTGCCTAATGCAGATGTTTTTTATCCACACCTTCTCCTCCATGGAGTCAGCCATCCTGCTGGCCATGGCCTTTGATAGATTTATAGCTATTCGCAACCCACTGCACTACACAGTAGTCTTAACCCATTCTCGGATCATGGGGATGGGGCTTGCAGCCATGATTAGGGGTGTGGTGTTGATGGTACCTTTGCCAATTCTGCTCAAGCGATTGCCCTTCTGCAAAGATGTCATTCTATCACATTGTTATTGCTACCACCCTGATGTTATGAAGCTGGCTTGTGGCCCTATCACAGTCAACATCATTTATGGGTTGTCCCTTGTCCTGTGCTCCTTTGGAGTTGACTCTATGTTCATTGTCATTTCATACAGCCTAATTTTGAAAATAGTGCTGGGTATTGCCTCCAAAGATGGTCAGTTCAAGGCACTTAATACTTGTGTTTCCCACATTTTCACTGTCTGCATCTTTTATGTGCCACTCATTGTGTTGGCTGTAATTCATAGGTTTGGTACATTCACATCTCCTCTTCTTCATGTCACCATGGCCAACCTCTTCCTCTTCTTGACTCCTGTTCTCAACCCCTTGGTTTATagtctaaaaacaaaacagataagaTTCGCAGTGCACAAGGTATTCAAGTGCAGGAAAAACTTGCTCACGTAA